The following are encoded together in the Theileria orientalis strain Shintoku DNA, chromosome 1, complete genome genome:
- a CDS encoding uncharacterized protein (ABC transporter related domain containing protein): protein MNKRLMTKDLNLEEGPEEWFWQSDLYTKSYFKDRKHKKYLYYDTACFIKYFFFHWLTKWVNNVTYDHVQPYKLHPLPVSDQILRWQPIFSKHVSDGLVRLEEYETSKSVPGKKKAKRPYRSLLFRALLLTIWKRALVVIIGLILVNVLSMSISILVKKLVVKLGDKSINIKQTVGLLVAIIACQIADGLILENISFYTYRLITIVQYLISFGIFHHALCYRRKFSNNVNGTNTLGVCNQVLHSCSPDSECSKNPLYCQALRYQNKEINPKVFYFESKDSFYFSQSFNAIKIFIEFATNFSYGIFLLARQIKMKMWVLYVVGIVFTILMIFVELLSTITIKFVLYLRDYKMSKCNYMFPYLSLIKKMFNDDIAVNIITQCRNNELTMIVINIFLTFLNLTMFSTCINVSFYIIQYAFVKSVRGVSVVTDINAAGFMAAFYIFLRIAISMFMVPRAIKVCGVAFVSFKRFEEYVRECAPNFYISDNKFVPASNMNSNVDQVTNQLPNEVVVYYKDANFTWVHTRNDLLNKKYDTFLKNLNFELKRGEMAIVTGSQGAGKSNFIKSMLGEMTLVGGSMAVVPLHTSMPIFYASQDIFLQQGTIRSNITFGYRFDEHIYNTVLKAVELEFDISTWDKGDLRVVSDNAPSLSGGQRVRMELARAVYAYLIFHQVNKEYNNSKCSFLMCLDASFHGLDPYVSKNVFNNLFNLKTGLLVKNDLSVVLTSSKQSLELCLKSSDVGQLPDCSVYNLKNESLKFYSSLQDFAKNRKVNSADFKYLSSNNNTPYYMNSLTKDMVNLCSSGTKDKMCNCELTREKYTRSFKSYVKNELTGVRFNSYLTYMLPAAGAFTLYIIFNTSVNIMDTLKFVFATRTTDFIGRQIKQFKDGEAIDLDLVKSRANLSLKVTTMFVSLIIILSFLATLIMTTASVVSSRKLHEYTINSIFNCSSAVLKIKKNISQVITYLAADMILIDDSVAFFLGIVLFLFLQFLTNIVTLFYLIPISIPFVFVALVFIFYFVMLKYVRSNRGLYLSHMETFSQVTSVYEKAIAGSSVYRSFERYGDLLNGFTEHRDYRGRYNFMIYAIISWASTVFNWTFSLTTLMVLVIPIVLDKYTKYKMKVGYFALALSLCMNVNKTFIKLTLNTGLFDMTMCSVLRFRYFIPPGQRLRFGKFVNAHEENLLNPTNRGSVIINKAQLMRRRIAEFRADNKKSLWLRKLFFNPKVTILDIGRYLTPDHSGVELRDVCVYTSSIHNNKGMILKHLTLSAHKSEIIGMVGRTGAGKTTLLSVLQNIISNRTGQVLLDGKDVNVIPKVVLRQIVGVLPQLPFVFRGWNIRRFLDPRRLFTDDEVNHALNKCGLLEFVNSLPGSKGLDTVILADNVGLNFMPKSTRARAFEKERSMSMDFTKVGFESDMLLSNTQLRTLSLARLVLYRHFFRLIVVDEPPEEDQDAPSSSHDDLAVPIYDLLQKHFSHCTTFVTAHDVNVLKSCTSVWVIHDGCVVKTCKASDVAASDSISSIIEQNVKKF, encoded by the coding sequence ATGAACAAACGCTTGATGACCAAGGATTTAAATCTTGAGGAGGGACCGGAAGAATGGTTTTGGCAAAGTGACTTGTATACGAAGTCGTATTTTAAGGACAGGAAGCACAAAAAATACCTATACTATGACACGGCctgttttataaaatatttcttttttcaCTGGCTGACAAAATGGGTTAACAATGTTACTTACGACCACGTACAACCATATAAGTTACATCCATTGCCGGTATCGGACCAGATTTTGAGATGGCAGCCGATTTTCTCGAAACACGTTAGCGACGGCCTAGTAAGGCTGGAAGAATATGAAACTTCAAAGTCGGTACCCGGAAAAAAGAAAGCAAAAAGACCATACCGATCATTACTTTTCAGAGCATTGTTATTGACCATATGGAAGAGAGCACTTGTAGTGATTATAGGTTTGATTTTAGTAAATGTTTTAAGCATGAGCATTTCAATtttggttaaaaaattggTTGTTAAACTGGGAGATAAATCAATTAACATAAAGCAAACTGTAGGTTTATTGGTAGCCATCATAGCCTGTCAAATAGCAGATGGACTGATTTTGGAAAATATAAGCTTCTATACATATCGGTTGATTACTATTGTGCAGTATTTAATATCGTTCGGTATTTTCCACCATGCCCTCTGCTACAGAAGAAAATTCTCAAACAACGTCAACGGCACTAATACCCTTGGGGTGTGTAATCAGGTACTACATAGTTGTTCCCCTGACTCGGAATGTTCAAAGAATCCATTATACTGTCAAGCACTACGTTACCAGAACAAGGAAATTAACCCAaaagttttttattttgagtCCAAGGattccttttatttctCCCAATCGTTCAACgcaattaaaatattcattgAGTTTGCCACCAACTTTAGTTACGGAATATTCTTACTCGCTCgtcaaattaaaatgaaaatgtgGGTGTTATATGTAGTTGGAATTGTGTTTACAATTCTTATGATATTTGTCGAGTTATTGAGTACAATTACAATTAAATTCGTATTATACTTGAGGGATTATAAGATGTCAAAGTGTAACTACATGTTCCCGTACTTGTCTCTGATTAAGAAAATGTTCAATGACGATATTGCAGTAAACATAATCACACAGTGTAGAAACAACGAGCTCACAATGATTGTTATTAACATCTTCTTGACCTTCCTGAACTTGACGATGTTCAGCACCTGTATAAATGtgtcattttatataatacaatacGCATTCGTCAAGTCCGTGCGCGGTGTGAGTGTTGTTACGGACATTAACGCAGCGGGTTTCATGGCAGCATTCTATATTTTCCTTAGAATCGCTATATCCATGTTTATGGTGCCTAGAGCTATCAAGGTGTGTGGTGTGGCATTTGTTTCATTTAAGAGATTTGAGGAATACGTGAGAGAATGTGCCCCTAATTTTTACATCAGCGATAACAAATTTGTTCCAGCCTCCAATATGAATTCAAACGTTGATCAAGTTACCAATCAACTTCCCAATGAAGTTGTCGTCTACTACAAGGACGCTAATTTCACTTGGGTCCACACACGCAATGacctattaaataaaaaatacgaCACTttcttaaaaaatttaaacttcgAGTTGAAACGTGGCGAGATGGCTATTGTTACAGGTTCTCAAGGTGCTGGCAAATCTAACTTCATAAAGTCAATGCTTGGTGAGATGACCCTGGTTGGGGGCTCTATGGCAGTAGTGCCTCTACACACTTCTATGCCAATATTCTATGCATCACAAGACATATTCCTGCAACAGGGTACTATCAGGTCAAATATCACATTTGGCTATCGCTTCGACGAACACATTTACAACACAGTCCTTAAAGCAGTGGAGCTTGAATTCGATATTTCAACATGGGATAAAGGTGACCTCAGAGTAGTGTCAGATAATGCCCCTTCACTGAGTGGAGGTCAACGTGTAAGAATGGAGTTGGCTCGTGCAGTGTACGCTTATTTGATATTCCATCAAGTAAACAAGGAGTATAATAACAGCAAGTGTTCATTCTTGATGTGTTTGGATGCCTCGTTTCATGGCCTAGATCCATATGTGTCCAAAAATGtattcaataacctgtttaaccttAAAACAGGCCTATTGGTAAAGAATGATTTAAGTGTCGTTTTAACATCGTCGAAGCAGTCTCTTGAATTGTGTTTGAAATCATCAGATGTAGGCCAATTGCCCGATTGTTCTGTTTATAATCTTAAAAATGAATCGttgaaattttattcaagtCTTCAAGACTTCGCCAAAAACAGGAAGGTAAATAGTGCTGATTTTAAGTACCTATCATCTAATAACAACACACCTTATTACATGAACTCCTTGACCAAAGACATGGTTAATCTCTGCTCATCTGGTACCAAGGATAAAATGTGCAATTGCGAATTAACCAGAGAAAAATATACGAGATCATTCAAATCTTACGTCAAAAATGAGCTTACAGGTGTTAGATTTAACTCATATTTAACCTATATGCTCCCAGCAGCCGGAGCTTTCACTCtctatataatttttaacacatCAGTTAATATTATGGATACTCTGAAGTTCGTCTTTGcaacaagaacaacagACTTCATAGGAAGACAAATTAAACAGTTCAAGGATGGAGAAGCAATTGATTTGGATTTAGTTAAATCAAGAGCTAACCTATCACTTAAAGTTACCACAATGTTCGTGTCACTGATAATTATTCTATCATTCCTAGCAACATTGATAATGACCACAGCCTCAGTTGTATCATCTCGTAAACTACATGAGTACACCATTAATTCAATCTTCAACTGTAGTTCAGCAgttctaaaaataaagaaaaatattagtCAAGTCATAACGTATCTAGCTGCAGATATGATTCTCATTGACGATTCTGTAGCCTTCTTCTTGGGAATAGTATTGTTTTTGTTCCTCCAGTTTTTAACTAACATAGTTACATTATTCTACTTAATTCCAATTTCGATaccatttgtatttgtggCATTAGTATTTATCTTCTACTTTGTcatgttaaaatatgtacgGTCGAATAGGGGGCTATATCTTTCACATATGGAAACCTTTTCCCAAGTTACCTCTGTATATGAAAAGGCAATAGCAGGATCATCAGTTTACAGGAGTTTCGAAAGATACGGCGACCTCTTAAACGGTTTTACTGAACACAGAGACTACAGAGGACGATACAACTTCATGATCTACGCAATTATATCATGGGCCAGTACGGTGTTCAACTGGACATTTTCTTTGACCACCCTTATGGTACTCGTCATACCAATAGTTTTGGATAAGTATACAAAGTATAAGATGAAGGTTGGATACTTCGCTCTTGCTTTATCGTTGTGTATGAATGTTAACAAGACGTTCATCAAATTGACACTTAACACAGGCCTCTTTGACATGACTATGTGCTCCGTTCTGAGGTTCAGATACTTCATTCCCCCGGGTCAAAGACTTAGGTTCGgcaaatttgttaatgcTCATGAAGAAAATCTTCTAAACCCTACAAATAGAGGAAGTGTTATCATTAATAAGGCTCAATTGATGAGGAGAAGAATAGCTGAGTTCAGAGCCGATAACAAAAAAAGTCTTTGGCTGAGAAAGCTGTTCTTCAATCCCAAGGTGACTATTTTGGACATTGGTCGATATCTGACTCCAGATCACTCAGGCGTTGAGTTGAGGGATGTCTGTGTTTACACTTCTTCAATCCACAATAACAAAGGCATGATATTGAAGCACCTTACCCTGTCAGCCCATAAATCTGAGATTATTGGTATGGTTGGCAGAACAGGTGCTGGTAAGACAACCCTGTTGTCAGTGTTACAGAACATAATATCAAATCGAACTGGCCAAGTACTGTTAGATGGTAAGGACGTGAATGTAATCCCCAAGGTTGTACTAAGGCAAATAGTTGGCGTTCTACCTCAGCTTCCATTTGTTTTTAGAGGATGGAATATTCGCAGGTTCCTTGATCCCAGAAGATTGTTTACTGACGACGAGGTTAACCATGCTCTTAATAAGTGTGGCTTACTAGAATTCGTGAACTCTCTGCCCGGCTCCAAGGGTCTCGATACTGTTATATTGGCTGACAATGTTGGCTTAAATTTTATGCCTAAAAGTACAAGAGCAAGGGCatttgaaaaggaaaggTCAATGTCAATGGATTTCACCAAAGTAGGCTTTGAAAGTGACATGTTACTGTCCAATACCCAACTCAGAACTCTTTCATTGGCCAGACTTGTGTTATACAGGCACTTCTTTAGGCTTATTGTAGTCGATGAGCCCCCTGAGGAAGATCAGGATGCCCCCAGTTCCAGCCATGATGACCTTGCAGTTCCAATTTATGATCTCTTGCAGAAACATTTTAGTCATTGTACAACGTTTGTCACAGCACACGATGTCAACGTATTAAAATCTTGTACCTCTGTATGGGTGATACATGATGGGTGTGTAGTAAAAACTTGTAAGGCCAGCGACGTAGCTGCTAGTGACTCTATTTCATCAATTATAGAGCAAAACGtgaaaaaattttaa
- a CDS encoding uncharacterized protein (ABC transporter related domain containing protein) — MADEDPSPVFWESHVYNKSDIKKIKDNGFSYYDDATIFRYLFYSWFNKWALALSRKYMEPYKVHPIQVSDQILKWEPIFSKHVSDGLVRLDLYETTKSSKKPVRPYRSVLLRAILLTSWKRSFALFFALVIGSILSMSISSLVKKLLQILTKPSIHLAKTILLLLAIEGLQVLDGLLLENINFYINRMVYILHYLYGIVPFRYSICHRRLYFNNIDGSNLLNTCNQVLHSTTPESQCSKNPLFCPALRHQDKEMSPKVFTYVFYDSFYIAMAFESTRFIVEFLTNFIYGVYLLSRHLKANLWVLYVTGSLFLVFMVSIEIFNAVIYKYLLFMRDYKVTKYNNILGRLSNIKKMFCDDIGFNIITQTRNDELSLIFIKIAITFINMCLYSTSINVSFYLIKCYFVKTVNDAGVVTDINTAAFMTTFYIYMRIVTSMFIIPRAINVVGMAYASYKRLNKYLSGCSPNFYVADNKFTGSANVSSIIADTTDQLPNDTVVYFRDASFTWVHTRNDLLNKKYDTFLKNLNFELKRGEIAIVTGSKGSGKSNFIKSMLGEMTLVGGSMAVIPVHTSMPIFYASQDIFLQQGTIRSNIVFGHKFDEHLYKTVLKAVELEFDISTWEKGDLRVVSDNAPSLSGGQRVRMELARAVYAYLIFHQVNKEYNNSKCSFLMCLDASFHGLDPYVSKTIFNNLFNVKSGLLVKNDLSVVLTSSKQILDTCTKSCDPAQFPKVPIFNVKNKELAFLSYLGNFIRNKRHEGDFNYSTYSKAGYYTLNRLNNDMLGFCFSDNSRSSRAQLIKQLYRDSFVKYNKNLFGKVWFKPYFMFMKPAAVSFALYIILTVALNAMDYVKLVLSTNLSDYITKNINDHNKGTIVDLAEIKSRSNSALKVTVIFVSVIIALSLLATLAISAASLISCRKLHEYALHAIFNYRSSLVKIKKQINHMITFLSCDIMITDDITGLFIALFLFSSIQTVTNLITLFYVIPISVPFILLTLVIIYIYILRRFIGNAVNLHIGILEAQSQMNCVIESSISGGSVYRTFNRNSNQLRDFLEHRDYLARGKFLIAAAVSWSTILFTWIFSLTTFIILVIPIILDKYTKYNMMVGYYGLALSLCTNVIKSFSNFSFMYACNQMNISSIDRFQYFIPPGQKLKFDKCPNTHEEYVVNPANKHVSEMDKKQLLRRRAIEFKVENKRFYALRRLFYHPKLHILDVNDYLTHDRTGVQLKDVCVYTTPDLNPEGMILKHFTVSAGKSEIIGIVGRTGAGKTTLLSVLQNLISNRTGQVLLDGKDLNDIPKVVLRQIIGVLPQLPYVFKGWTIRKLLDPRKMFTDDEINQALSKCGLLNFVNELSGGRKLNSILVPEDPLLYHQKSKEAQPSSFKYKSMKLTKDGDQSDMLLSNTQLRTLSLARLVLYRHFFRLIVVDEPPEEDPEKADVRKDDLSVPIYDILQKNFSHCTTFVTAHDVNVLKSCTSVWVIHEGCVVKTCKASEVSANESIASIIEENVKRD; from the coding sequence ATGGCCGACGAGGACCCGAGTCCCGTGTTTTGGGAGAGCCATGTGTATAACAAATCcgatattaaaaaaataaaagacaATGGATTTAGCTATTACGATGATGCAACAATTTTCAGGTATCTGTTTTATAGCTGGTTCAACAAATGGGCCTTGGCTCTCTCTAGGAAGTATATGGAACCTTATAAGGTACACCCAATACAAGTTTCAGAtcagattttaaaatgggaACCAATATTTTCTAAACATGTCAGTGACGGGTTAGTAAGATTGGATCTTTACGAGACCACTAAGTCCAGTAAGAAGCCTGTTAGACCATACCGATCCGTTTTGCTCCGCGCAATACTGTTGACGTCATGGAAAAGGTCATTTGCGTTGTTTTTTGCCCTTGTGATAGGGAGCATTTTGAGCATGAGCATATCCAGTTTGGTCAAAAAATTGCTTCAAATTCTAACCAAGCCTTCTATCCACTTGGCCAAAACGATACTGTTGTTGTTGGCTATTGAGGGCTTGCAAGTATTGGACGGGCTTCTACTTGAGAATATTAacttttatattaacaGGATGGTTTACATACTCCATTACTTGTACGGTATCGTCCCCTTCCGCTACTCAATTTGTCACAGGCGCCTCTACTTCAACAACATCGATGGTTCAAATCTTTTGAACACGTGCAATCAGGTACTTCACAGCACTACGCCTGAATCACAGTGCTCTAAAAACCCATTATTCTGCCCAGCACTGCGTCATCAAGACAAGGAAATGAGTCCCAAGGTTTTCACATACGTGTTTTATGACTCGTTTTATATTGCCATGGCATTCGAGTCGACCAGATTTATTGTCGAGTTTCTAAcgaattttatttatggaGTCTACCTGCTGTCGAGACACCTCAAGGCTAACTTATGGGTGTTGTACGTTACCGGATCGTTGTTTCTAGTTTTTATGGTTTCCATTGAGATTTTTAACGcagttatttataaatacctTTTATTCATGAGAGATTATAAAGTAACAAAGTACAATAACATCCTTGGAAGACTaagtaatattaaaaaaatgttcTGTGACGACATtggatttaatattattactcAAACAAGGAATGACGAACTTTCATTGattttcattaaaattgCCATCACGTTTATAAACATGTGTTTGTACAGCACCTCAATTAACGTCTCATTTTACTTGattaaatgttattttgTTAAGACAGTTAATGATGCGGGTGTTGTTACTGATATTAACACTGCAGCATTTATGACAacgttttatatatacatgagAATAGTCACTTCGATGTTTATAATTCCTAGGGCTATAAACGTTGTCGGAATGGCTTATGCTTCGTATAAAAGATTAAATAAGTATCTCTCTGGATGTTCCCCTAATTTCTATGTCgctgataataaatttactggCTCAGCCAATGTCAGTTCAATTATCGCTGATACAACTGATCAACTGCCCAATGACACTGTTGTGTACTTCAGAGACGCTTCATTCACATGGGTCCACACACGTAATGacctattaaataaaaaatacgaCACTttcttaaaaaatttaaacttcgAGTTGAAACGCGGCGAAATTGCCATTGTCACCGGTTCCAAAGGATCAggtaaatcaaattttatcaaatcaaTGCTTGGTGAGATGACCCTAGTGGGTGGCTCAATGGCAGTTATACCTGTACACACATCAAtgccaatattttatgcatCACAAGACATATTCCTGCAACAGGGTACTATTAGATCCAACATTGTATTTGGTCATAAGTTTGACGAGCATTTGTACAAGACTGTGTTGAAGGCTGTTGAACTTGAATTTGACATATCAACATGGGAGAAGGGTGACCTCAGAGTAGTGTCAGATAATGCCCCTTCACTCAGTGGAGGTCAACGTGTAAGAATGGAGTTGGCTCGTGCAGTGTACGCTTATTTGATATTCCATCAAGTAAACAAGGAGTATAATAACAGCAAGTGTTCGTTTTTGATGTGTCTGGATGCATCGTTCCATGGCCTAGATCCATACGTATCcaaaactatattcaataacctgtttaacgtTAAATCAGGGCTATTGGTAAAGAACGATTTAAGTGTCGTTTTAACATCGTCGAAACAGATACTGGATACGTGCACCAAGTCATGTGATCCAGCCCAATTCCCGAAAGTGCCAATTTTTAACGTCaagaacaaggagctgGCCTTCTTATCCTATCTAGGAAACTTCATCAGGAACAAGAGGCACGAGGGCGACTTCAACTATTCGACATATTCTAAAGCTGGCTATTACACCCTTAATCGCCTAAACAACGACATGCTtggtttttgtttttccgACAATTCCAGGTCGAGTCGTGCCCAGTTAATCAAACAACTATATCGGGATTCATTCgtaaaatacaacaaaaaTCTCTTCGGAAAAGTTTGGTTCAAGCCGTATTTTATGTTCATGAAGCCCGCTGCAGTCTCATTTgctttatatataatactaaCTGTCGCTTTAAATGCCATGGATTACGTTAAACTAGTATTGTCGACGAACTTATCAGACTACATCACCAAAAACATCAACGATCACAACAAGGGGACCATAGTGGACCTTGCTGAGATTAAATCCCGCAGTAATTCGGCACTAAAAGTGAcagtaatatttgtatcagTAATTATCGCATTGTCCTTGTTGGCCACTTTAGCCATTTCCGCGGCTTCTTTGATTTCATGTCGGAAACTTCACGAATATGCTCTCCACGCAATTTTCAACTATAGGTCATCCTTAGTCAAAATTAAGAAACAGATCAATCACATGATAACTTTTCTGTCTTGTGATATTATGATTACGGATGATATTACAGGGTTATTTATTgctttattcttattttcatcaattCAGACTGTCACCAACTTAATTACTTTGTTCTATGTAATTCCCATATCCGTTCCTTTCATTCTTCTCACTTTGgttataatatatatttatattttgagGAGGTTTATAGGTAACGCTGTAAACTTACATATTGGGATATTGGAGGCCCAATCTCAAATGAACTGTGTAATAGAAAGTTCTATTTCAGGAGGATCTGTGTACAGAACCTTCAATAGAAATTCAAATCAGTTACGAGATTTTTTGGAACATAGGGATTATCTAGCCAGAGGCAAGTTCCTTATTGCTGCTGCCGTCTCGTGGTCAACAATCTTGTTTACATGGATATTCTCATTAACCACATTCATTATACTGGTAATCCCAATCATTCTGGACAAATACACCAAGTACAATATGATGGTTGGTTATTATGGTTTAGCGCTATCGCTTTGTACGAATGTGATCAAGTCATTTAGCAACTTTTCGTTTATGTATGCTTGTAATCAAATGAATATCAGTTCAATTGATAGGTTCCAGTACTTCATTCCTCCGGGTCAAAAGCTCAAGTTCGACAAGTGTCCCAACACCCATGAAGAATATGTAGTTAATCCTGCGAATAAACATGTTAGTGAGatggataaaaaacaattgtTAAGGAGAAGGGCCATAGAATTTAAAGTTGAAAACAAAAGGTTTTATGCTTTGAGAAGACTATTCTACCATCCTAAATTACATATCCTCGATGTCAACGATTACCTAACCCATGATCGCACAGGTGTCCAGCTGAAAGacgtgtgtgtgtacacaaCACCCGACCTTAACCCAGAAGGCATGATTCTAAAACACTTCACTGTGTCAGCTGGTAAATCTGAGATCATAGGTATAGTTGGAAGAACAGGTGCTGGTAAGACAACATTATTATCCGTTTTACAGAatttaatatcaaataGAACTGGCCAAGTACTGTTGGATGGCAAGGACCTGAATGATATCCCCAAGGTTGTTCTCAGACAAATCATAGGTGTTCTACCACAACTGCCATACGTATTCAAGGGTTGGACTATTCGTAAGTTACTAGATCCCAGGAAGATGTTTACTGACGACGAAATCAACCAGGCTTTGAGTAAATGTGGTCTGcttaattttgttaacGAGCTTTCTGGAGGAAGGAAATTGAATAGTATTTTGGTACCCGAGGATCCTCTTTTATATCATCAGAAATCAAAAGAAGCTCAACCCAGCTCATTCAAATACAAGTCAATGAAATTGACTAAAGATGGAGATCAAAGCGATATGTTACTGTCCAATACCCAACTCAGAACTCTTTCATTGGCCAGACTTGTGTTATACAGGCACTTCTTTAGGCTTATAGTAGTTGATGAGCCCCCTGAGGAAGATCCCGAAAAAGCCGACGTCAGAAAGGATGATCTTTCAGTTCCAATTTATGATATTCTACAGAAAAACTTTAGTCATTGCACCACGTTCGTCACAGCACATGATGTCAACGTATTAAAATCTTGTACCTCTGTGTGGGTGATACATGAGGGGTGTGTAGTAAAAACGTGTAAAGCCAGTGAAGTATCCGCAAATGAGTCTATCGCATCGATTATTGAAGAAAATGTTAAGCGTGATTAA